A genomic region of Manihot esculenta cultivar AM560-2 chromosome 15, M.esculenta_v8, whole genome shotgun sequence contains the following coding sequences:
- the LOC110601137 gene encoding uncharacterized protein LOC110601137 isoform X4 — MSGRGGAAAAAINNTNNNGKGDSGISGIPSGSRKMVQSLKEIVNCPEPEIYAMLKECNMDPNEAVNRLLSQDPFHEVKSKREKKKENKETTDPRARGANNTTHRGGRGGADRYGRGNSAQFSSSETGVSHAKPAPKKENGTHAYTGSQSSGFSIAGNNTSWGPQAFLSDSVATENKMSTVGVDDGVSLPLQPPGFQSPWLGVPGQVSMADIVKMGRPHNRASAMPPHHCVNHHHASAPPLAASNNDFPENHAANMSEINSEPELSASQHVHPDDEWPSIQEPSASTMPSILEAPEDSEVYADQSNFPLDRVNQHMKSELDDVQPAEDGHVETLNGDHVGPASVSSRNIQEDGSVGSSIFDNNLYGNVSSYQPPRHAFEHEAEDGASSVAANLHQLSLQSDQGLPPEEDNPSVIIPNHLQVHAQNCSHLSFGSFRSGISSAFSGPFASGPLKNNPEETSEVVDASSAVHPDTRNSEYYGDEHLRNTADENLMHRAGVNAGNYDSASVPQAEVLKEEPPEAAQVNQYTFPSSATGYNYEDSQQSNAVFSNPQTSSQMQNFAPFSSVMAYTNSLPSTLLASTVQPGREPDLPYSPFPVTQSMPTKYSNTASSISGPSISVSEQALRAGSISTTQPTPQTLPGASVATGPTLPQHLAVHPYSQPTLPLGPFTNMIGYPFLPQSYTYMPSAFQQTFAGNSTYHQSLAAVLPQYKNSVSVSSLPQSAAVASAYGFGSSTSLPAGNFPLNAPTAPGGTTIGYDDVLSSQYKDGSHLISLQQQNENSAMWVHGPGSRTMSAVPASTYYSFQGQNQQPGGFRQGQQLSQHFGAHGYPNYYHSQTGISLEQQQQQQNSRDGSLGGSQGQSLKQAQQLWQNSY; from the exons ATGAGTGGCAGAGGaggagcagcagcagcagccatCAATAATACCAATAATAATGGCAAGGGTGATAGTGGAATTTCGGGGATTCCTTCGGGGTCGAGGAAGATGGTGCAGAGCTTGAAGGAGATTGTGAACTGTCCAGAACCTGAGATCTACGCCATGCTTAAAGAGTGTAATATGGACCCTAACGAGGCCGTTAATCGTCTCCTCTCTCAag ATCCTTTCCATGAGGTCAAGAGCAaacgagaaaagaaaaaagag AATAAGGAGACGACTGATCCAAGGGCGCGTGGTGCTAATAACACAACACATCGTGGTGGCAGAGGTGGTGCAGACCGTTATGGACGTGGTAATTCGGCACAGTTTAGCTCCAGTG AGACTGGTGTTTCACATGCCAAACCTGCACCCAAGAAGGAGAATGGAACACATGCTTATACTGGTTCTCAATCTTCTGGATTCAGTATTGCAGGAAATAACACTAGTTGGGGACCACAAGCATTTCTCAG TGATTCTGTGGCCACAGAAAATAAAATGTCAACTGTAGGTGTGGATGATGGAGTGTCTCTGCCATTACAACCTCCTGGATTTCAATCTCCCTGGTTAGGGGTTCCGGGTCAAGTATCGATGGCTGACATTGTGAAGATGGGGAGACCGCATAACAGGGCATCTGCTATGCCACCCCATCACTGTGTTAATCATCACCACGCTTCTGCGCCTCCTTTAGCAGCATCAAATAATGATTTTCCGGAAAATCATGCTGCCAATATGTCAGAAATAAATTCGGAGCCAGAACTTAGTGCAAGCCAACATGTTCATCCTGACGATGAATGGCCGTCTATTCAGGAGCCCTCAGCTTCCACTATGCCCTCTATTTTAGAGGCACCTGAAGATTCTGAAGTGTATGCTGATCAATCTAACTTTCCTTTGGATAGAGTTAATCAACATATGAAATCTGAGTTAGATGATGTTCAGCCAGCAGAAGATGGTCATGTTGAAACTCTTAATGGAGACCATGTTGGACCTGCTTCTGTATCCAGTAGAAATATACAGGAAGATGGCTCTGTAGGTTCATCtatttttgataataatttGTATGGGAATGTGAGTTCCTACCAGCCTCCTAGGCATGCTTTTGAGCATGAAG CTGAAGATGGTGCTTCATCAGTGGCTGCAAACTTACATCAACTAAGTTTGCAGAGTGATCAAGGATTACCTCCTGAGGAGGATAATCCGTCAGTTATAATTCCAAATCACCTGCAAGTTCATGCGCAAAACTGTTCACACTTGAGCTTTGGTAGTTTTCGATCTGGCATTAGTTCTGCTTTTTCTGGGCCATTTGCATCAGGGCCTTTGAAAAATAACCCGGAAGAGACTTCTGAAGTTGTGGATGCCTCATCAGCTGTGCACCCAGATACTAG AAATTCCGAGTATTATGGAGATGAGCATCTAAGAAATACTGCAGATGAAAATTTAATGCATAGAGCTGGTGTGAATGCTGGCAACTATGATTCTGCTTCAGTTCCACAAGCAGAGGTGTTGAAGGAGGAGCCCCCTGAAGCAGCTCAGGTGAATCAATACACATTTCCTTCATCTGCAACTGGATATAATTACGAGGACTCTCAACAGTCGAATGCTGTATTTAGTAACCCGCAGACAAGCTCTCAGATGCAGAATTTTGCTCCTTTCTCGAGTGTAATG GCATACACAAATTCATTGCCAAGCACTTTGTTGGCTTCAACTGTTCAACCTGGGAGGGAGCCTGATCTTCCATATTCACCTTTCCCTGTGACGCAATCAATGCCCACCAAATACAGCAATACAGCTTCTTCCATTAGTGGTCCAAGCATTTCCGTCTCAGAG CAGGCTCTGAGAGCGGGTAGTATTTCTACAACTCAGCCAACTCCTCAGACACTACCTGGTGCTAGTGTTGCCACAGGACCTACTCTTCCACAACACCTTGCTGTGCATCCTTATTCACAACCTACCCTTCCATTGGGACCTTTTACAAACATGATTGGCTATCCATTTTTGCCACAGAGCTACACATATATGCCATCTGCTTTCCAGCAGACATTTGCCGGTAATAGCACATATCATCAGTCCCTGGCTGCAGTGCTCCCACAATACAAGAATAGTGTTTCTGTAAGCAGCTTGCCTCAATCTGCTGCTGTTGCTTCTGCATATGGGTTTGGGAGTTCGACAAGCCTTCCTGCAGGGAACTTTCCTCTGAATGCGCCCACTGCACCTGGAGGCACAACCATTGGATATGATGACGTATTAAGTTCTCAGTACAAGGATGGCAGCCATTTGATTTCTCTTCAACAG CAGAATGAGAATTCAGCCATGTGGGTTCATGGGCCTGGTTCACGGACAATGTCTGCTGTCCCTGCTAGCACATATTACAGCTTCCAGGGACAGAATCAGCAACCTGGTGGGTTTCGGCAAGGTCAACAGCTTTCACAGCATTTTGGGGCTCATGGATACCCAAATTATTATCATTCCCAAACAGGAATATCACTGgaacagcagcagcagcaacaaaACTCTAGGGATGGTTCCCTTGGCGGTTCTCAGGGCCAATCACTAAAGCAGGCTCAACAGTTGTGGCAAAACAGCTACTAA
- the LOC110601137 gene encoding uncharacterized protein LOC110601137 isoform X3 gives MSGRGGAAAAAINNTNNNGKGDSGISGIPSGSRKMVQSLKEIVNCPEPEIYAMLKECNMDPNEAVNRLLSQDPFHEVKSKREKKKENKETTDPRARGANNTTHRGGRGGADRYGRGNSAQFSSSETGVSHAKPAPKKENGTHAYTGSQSSGFSIAGNNTSWGPQAFLSDSVATENKMSTVGVDDGVSLPLQPPGFQSPWLGVPGQVSMADIVKMGRPHNRASAMPPHHCVNHHHASAPPLAASNNDFPENHAANMSEINSEPELSASQHVHPDDEWPSIQEPSASTMPSILEAPEDSEVYADQSNFPLDRVNQHMKSELDDVQPAEDGHVETLNGDHVGPASVSSRNIQEDGSVGSSIFDNNLYGNVSSYQPPRHAFEHEAEDGASSVAANLHQLSLQSDQGLPPEEDNPSVIIPNHLQVHAQNCSHLSFGSFRSGISSAFSGPFASGPLKNNPEETSEVVDASSAVHPDTRNSEYYGDEHLRNTADENLMHRAGVNAGNYDSASVPQAEVLKEEPPEAAQVNQYTFPSSATGYNYEDSQQSNAVFSNPQTSSQMQNFAPFSSVMQAYTNSLPSTLLASTVQPGREPDLPYSPFPVTQSMPTKYSNTASSISGPSISVSEQALRAGSISTTQPTPQTLPGASVATGPTLPQHLAVHPYSQPTLPLGPFTNMIGYPFLPQSYTYMPSAFQQTFAGNSTYHQSLAAVLPQYKNSVSVSSLPQSAAVASAYGFGSSTSLPAGNFPLNAPTAPGGTTIGYDDVLSSQYKDGSHLISLQQNENSAMWVHGPGSRTMSAVPASTYYSFQGQNQQPGGFRQGQQLSQHFGAHGYPNYYHSQTGISLEQQQQQQNSRDGSLGGSQGQSLKQAQQLWQNSY, from the exons ATGAGTGGCAGAGGaggagcagcagcagcagccatCAATAATACCAATAATAATGGCAAGGGTGATAGTGGAATTTCGGGGATTCCTTCGGGGTCGAGGAAGATGGTGCAGAGCTTGAAGGAGATTGTGAACTGTCCAGAACCTGAGATCTACGCCATGCTTAAAGAGTGTAATATGGACCCTAACGAGGCCGTTAATCGTCTCCTCTCTCAag ATCCTTTCCATGAGGTCAAGAGCAaacgagaaaagaaaaaagag AATAAGGAGACGACTGATCCAAGGGCGCGTGGTGCTAATAACACAACACATCGTGGTGGCAGAGGTGGTGCAGACCGTTATGGACGTGGTAATTCGGCACAGTTTAGCTCCAGTG AGACTGGTGTTTCACATGCCAAACCTGCACCCAAGAAGGAGAATGGAACACATGCTTATACTGGTTCTCAATCTTCTGGATTCAGTATTGCAGGAAATAACACTAGTTGGGGACCACAAGCATTTCTCAG TGATTCTGTGGCCACAGAAAATAAAATGTCAACTGTAGGTGTGGATGATGGAGTGTCTCTGCCATTACAACCTCCTGGATTTCAATCTCCCTGGTTAGGGGTTCCGGGTCAAGTATCGATGGCTGACATTGTGAAGATGGGGAGACCGCATAACAGGGCATCTGCTATGCCACCCCATCACTGTGTTAATCATCACCACGCTTCTGCGCCTCCTTTAGCAGCATCAAATAATGATTTTCCGGAAAATCATGCTGCCAATATGTCAGAAATAAATTCGGAGCCAGAACTTAGTGCAAGCCAACATGTTCATCCTGACGATGAATGGCCGTCTATTCAGGAGCCCTCAGCTTCCACTATGCCCTCTATTTTAGAGGCACCTGAAGATTCTGAAGTGTATGCTGATCAATCTAACTTTCCTTTGGATAGAGTTAATCAACATATGAAATCTGAGTTAGATGATGTTCAGCCAGCAGAAGATGGTCATGTTGAAACTCTTAATGGAGACCATGTTGGACCTGCTTCTGTATCCAGTAGAAATATACAGGAAGATGGCTCTGTAGGTTCATCtatttttgataataatttGTATGGGAATGTGAGTTCCTACCAGCCTCCTAGGCATGCTTTTGAGCATGAAG CTGAAGATGGTGCTTCATCAGTGGCTGCAAACTTACATCAACTAAGTTTGCAGAGTGATCAAGGATTACCTCCTGAGGAGGATAATCCGTCAGTTATAATTCCAAATCACCTGCAAGTTCATGCGCAAAACTGTTCACACTTGAGCTTTGGTAGTTTTCGATCTGGCATTAGTTCTGCTTTTTCTGGGCCATTTGCATCAGGGCCTTTGAAAAATAACCCGGAAGAGACTTCTGAAGTTGTGGATGCCTCATCAGCTGTGCACCCAGATACTAG AAATTCCGAGTATTATGGAGATGAGCATCTAAGAAATACTGCAGATGAAAATTTAATGCATAGAGCTGGTGTGAATGCTGGCAACTATGATTCTGCTTCAGTTCCACAAGCAGAGGTGTTGAAGGAGGAGCCCCCTGAAGCAGCTCAGGTGAATCAATACACATTTCCTTCATCTGCAACTGGATATAATTACGAGGACTCTCAACAGTCGAATGCTGTATTTAGTAACCCGCAGACAAGCTCTCAGATGCAGAATTTTGCTCCTTTCTCGAGTGTAATG CAGGCATACACAAATTCATTGCCAAGCACTTTGTTGGCTTCAACTGTTCAACCTGGGAGGGAGCCTGATCTTCCATATTCACCTTTCCCTGTGACGCAATCAATGCCCACCAAATACAGCAATACAGCTTCTTCCATTAGTGGTCCAAGCATTTCCGTCTCAGAG CAGGCTCTGAGAGCGGGTAGTATTTCTACAACTCAGCCAACTCCTCAGACACTACCTGGTGCTAGTGTTGCCACAGGACCTACTCTTCCACAACACCTTGCTGTGCATCCTTATTCACAACCTACCCTTCCATTGGGACCTTTTACAAACATGATTGGCTATCCATTTTTGCCACAGAGCTACACATATATGCCATCTGCTTTCCAGCAGACATTTGCCGGTAATAGCACATATCATCAGTCCCTGGCTGCAGTGCTCCCACAATACAAGAATAGTGTTTCTGTAAGCAGCTTGCCTCAATCTGCTGCTGTTGCTTCTGCATATGGGTTTGGGAGTTCGACAAGCCTTCCTGCAGGGAACTTTCCTCTGAATGCGCCCACTGCACCTGGAGGCACAACCATTGGATATGATGACGTATTAAGTTCTCAGTACAAGGATGGCAGCCATTTGATTTCTCTTCAACAG AATGAGAATTCAGCCATGTGGGTTCATGGGCCTGGTTCACGGACAATGTCTGCTGTCCCTGCTAGCACATATTACAGCTTCCAGGGACAGAATCAGCAACCTGGTGGGTTTCGGCAAGGTCAACAGCTTTCACAGCATTTTGGGGCTCATGGATACCCAAATTATTATCATTCCCAAACAGGAATATCACTGgaacagcagcagcagcaacaaaACTCTAGGGATGGTTCCCTTGGCGGTTCTCAGGGCCAATCACTAAAGCAGGCTCAACAGTTGTGGCAAAACAGCTACTAA
- the LOC110601137 gene encoding uncharacterized protein LOC110601137 isoform X5 gives MSGRGGAAAAAINNTNNNGKGDSGISGIPSGSRKMVQSLKEIVNCPEPEIYAMLKECNMDPNEAVNRLLSQDPFHEVKSKREKKKENKETTDPRARGANNTTHRGGRGGADRYGRGNSAQFSSSETGVSHAKPAPKKENGTHAYTGSQSSGFSIAGNNTSWGPQAFLSDSVATENKMSTVGVDDGVSLPLQPPGFQSPWLGVPGQVSMADIVKMGRPHNRASAMPPHHCVNHHHASAPPLAASNNDFPENHAANMSEINSEPELSASQHVHPDDEWPSIQEPSASTMPSILEAPEDSEVYADQSNFPLDRVNQHMKSELDDVQPAEDGHVETLNGDHVGPASVSSRNIQEDGSVGSSIFDNNLYGNVSSYQPPRHAFEHEAEDGASSVAANLHQLSLQSDQGLPPEEDNPSVIIPNHLQVHAQNCSHLSFGSFRSGISSAFSGPFASGPLKNNPEETSEVVDASSAVHPDTRNSEYYGDEHLRNTADENLMHRAGVNAGNYDSASVPQAEVLKEEPPEAAQVNQYTFPSSATGYNYEDSQQSNAVFSNPQTSSQMQNFAPFSSVMAYTNSLPSTLLASTVQPGREPDLPYSPFPVTQSMPTKYSNTASSISGPSISVSEALRAGSISTTQPTPQTLPGASVATGPTLPQHLAVHPYSQPTLPLGPFTNMIGYPFLPQSYTYMPSAFQQTFAGNSTYHQSLAAVLPQYKNSVSVSSLPQSAAVASAYGFGSSTSLPAGNFPLNAPTAPGGTTIGYDDVLSSQYKDGSHLISLQQQNENSAMWVHGPGSRTMSAVPASTYYSFQGQNQQPGGFRQGQQLSQHFGAHGYPNYYHSQTGISLEQQQQQQNSRDGSLGGSQGQSLKQAQQLWQNSY, from the exons ATGAGTGGCAGAGGaggagcagcagcagcagccatCAATAATACCAATAATAATGGCAAGGGTGATAGTGGAATTTCGGGGATTCCTTCGGGGTCGAGGAAGATGGTGCAGAGCTTGAAGGAGATTGTGAACTGTCCAGAACCTGAGATCTACGCCATGCTTAAAGAGTGTAATATGGACCCTAACGAGGCCGTTAATCGTCTCCTCTCTCAag ATCCTTTCCATGAGGTCAAGAGCAaacgagaaaagaaaaaagag AATAAGGAGACGACTGATCCAAGGGCGCGTGGTGCTAATAACACAACACATCGTGGTGGCAGAGGTGGTGCAGACCGTTATGGACGTGGTAATTCGGCACAGTTTAGCTCCAGTG AGACTGGTGTTTCACATGCCAAACCTGCACCCAAGAAGGAGAATGGAACACATGCTTATACTGGTTCTCAATCTTCTGGATTCAGTATTGCAGGAAATAACACTAGTTGGGGACCACAAGCATTTCTCAG TGATTCTGTGGCCACAGAAAATAAAATGTCAACTGTAGGTGTGGATGATGGAGTGTCTCTGCCATTACAACCTCCTGGATTTCAATCTCCCTGGTTAGGGGTTCCGGGTCAAGTATCGATGGCTGACATTGTGAAGATGGGGAGACCGCATAACAGGGCATCTGCTATGCCACCCCATCACTGTGTTAATCATCACCACGCTTCTGCGCCTCCTTTAGCAGCATCAAATAATGATTTTCCGGAAAATCATGCTGCCAATATGTCAGAAATAAATTCGGAGCCAGAACTTAGTGCAAGCCAACATGTTCATCCTGACGATGAATGGCCGTCTATTCAGGAGCCCTCAGCTTCCACTATGCCCTCTATTTTAGAGGCACCTGAAGATTCTGAAGTGTATGCTGATCAATCTAACTTTCCTTTGGATAGAGTTAATCAACATATGAAATCTGAGTTAGATGATGTTCAGCCAGCAGAAGATGGTCATGTTGAAACTCTTAATGGAGACCATGTTGGACCTGCTTCTGTATCCAGTAGAAATATACAGGAAGATGGCTCTGTAGGTTCATCtatttttgataataatttGTATGGGAATGTGAGTTCCTACCAGCCTCCTAGGCATGCTTTTGAGCATGAAG CTGAAGATGGTGCTTCATCAGTGGCTGCAAACTTACATCAACTAAGTTTGCAGAGTGATCAAGGATTACCTCCTGAGGAGGATAATCCGTCAGTTATAATTCCAAATCACCTGCAAGTTCATGCGCAAAACTGTTCACACTTGAGCTTTGGTAGTTTTCGATCTGGCATTAGTTCTGCTTTTTCTGGGCCATTTGCATCAGGGCCTTTGAAAAATAACCCGGAAGAGACTTCTGAAGTTGTGGATGCCTCATCAGCTGTGCACCCAGATACTAG AAATTCCGAGTATTATGGAGATGAGCATCTAAGAAATACTGCAGATGAAAATTTAATGCATAGAGCTGGTGTGAATGCTGGCAACTATGATTCTGCTTCAGTTCCACAAGCAGAGGTGTTGAAGGAGGAGCCCCCTGAAGCAGCTCAGGTGAATCAATACACATTTCCTTCATCTGCAACTGGATATAATTACGAGGACTCTCAACAGTCGAATGCTGTATTTAGTAACCCGCAGACAAGCTCTCAGATGCAGAATTTTGCTCCTTTCTCGAGTGTAATG GCATACACAAATTCATTGCCAAGCACTTTGTTGGCTTCAACTGTTCAACCTGGGAGGGAGCCTGATCTTCCATATTCACCTTTCCCTGTGACGCAATCAATGCCCACCAAATACAGCAATACAGCTTCTTCCATTAGTGGTCCAAGCATTTCCGTCTCAGAG GCTCTGAGAGCGGGTAGTATTTCTACAACTCAGCCAACTCCTCAGACACTACCTGGTGCTAGTGTTGCCACAGGACCTACTCTTCCACAACACCTTGCTGTGCATCCTTATTCACAACCTACCCTTCCATTGGGACCTTTTACAAACATGATTGGCTATCCATTTTTGCCACAGAGCTACACATATATGCCATCTGCTTTCCAGCAGACATTTGCCGGTAATAGCACATATCATCAGTCCCTGGCTGCAGTGCTCCCACAATACAAGAATAGTGTTTCTGTAAGCAGCTTGCCTCAATCTGCTGCTGTTGCTTCTGCATATGGGTTTGGGAGTTCGACAAGCCTTCCTGCAGGGAACTTTCCTCTGAATGCGCCCACTGCACCTGGAGGCACAACCATTGGATATGATGACGTATTAAGTTCTCAGTACAAGGATGGCAGCCATTTGATTTCTCTTCAACAG CAGAATGAGAATTCAGCCATGTGGGTTCATGGGCCTGGTTCACGGACAATGTCTGCTGTCCCTGCTAGCACATATTACAGCTTCCAGGGACAGAATCAGCAACCTGGTGGGTTTCGGCAAGGTCAACAGCTTTCACAGCATTTTGGGGCTCATGGATACCCAAATTATTATCATTCCCAAACAGGAATATCACTGgaacagcagcagcagcaacaaaACTCTAGGGATGGTTCCCTTGGCGGTTCTCAGGGCCAATCACTAAAGCAGGCTCAACAGTTGTGGCAAAACAGCTACTAA
- the LOC110601137 gene encoding uncharacterized protein LOC110601137 isoform X1 yields the protein MSGRGGAAAAAINNTNNNGKGDSGISGIPSGSRKMVQSLKEIVNCPEPEIYAMLKECNMDPNEAVNRLLSQDPFHEVKSKREKKKENKETTDPRARGANNTTHRGGRGGADRYGRGNSAQFSSSETGVSHAKPAPKKENGTHAYTGSQSSGFSIAGNNTSWGPQAFLSDSVATENKMSTVGVDDGVSLPLQPPGFQSPWLGVPGQVSMADIVKMGRPHNRASAMPPHHCVNHHHASAPPLAASNNDFPENHAANMSEINSEPELSASQHVHPDDEWPSIQEPSASTMPSILEAPEDSEVYADQSNFPLDRVNQHMKSELDDVQPAEDGHVETLNGDHVGPASVSSRNIQEDGSVGSSIFDNNLYGNVSSYQPPRHAFEHEAEDGASSVAANLHQLSLQSDQGLPPEEDNPSVIIPNHLQVHAQNCSHLSFGSFRSGISSAFSGPFASGPLKNNPEETSEVVDASSAVHPDTRNSEYYGDEHLRNTADENLMHRAGVNAGNYDSASVPQAEVLKEEPPEAAQVNQYTFPSSATGYNYEDSQQSNAVFSNPQTSSQMQNFAPFSSVMQAYTNSLPSTLLASTVQPGREPDLPYSPFPVTQSMPTKYSNTASSISGPSISVSEQALRAGSISTTQPTPQTLPGASVATGPTLPQHLAVHPYSQPTLPLGPFTNMIGYPFLPQSYTYMPSAFQQTFAGNSTYHQSLAAVLPQYKNSVSVSSLPQSAAVASAYGFGSSTSLPAGNFPLNAPTAPGGTTIGYDDVLSSQYKDGSHLISLQQQNENSAMWVHGPGSRTMSAVPASTYYSFQGQNQQPGGFRQGQQLSQHFGAHGYPNYYHSQTGISLEQQQQQQNSRDGSLGGSQGQSLKQAQQLWQNSY from the exons ATGAGTGGCAGAGGaggagcagcagcagcagccatCAATAATACCAATAATAATGGCAAGGGTGATAGTGGAATTTCGGGGATTCCTTCGGGGTCGAGGAAGATGGTGCAGAGCTTGAAGGAGATTGTGAACTGTCCAGAACCTGAGATCTACGCCATGCTTAAAGAGTGTAATATGGACCCTAACGAGGCCGTTAATCGTCTCCTCTCTCAag ATCCTTTCCATGAGGTCAAGAGCAaacgagaaaagaaaaaagag AATAAGGAGACGACTGATCCAAGGGCGCGTGGTGCTAATAACACAACACATCGTGGTGGCAGAGGTGGTGCAGACCGTTATGGACGTGGTAATTCGGCACAGTTTAGCTCCAGTG AGACTGGTGTTTCACATGCCAAACCTGCACCCAAGAAGGAGAATGGAACACATGCTTATACTGGTTCTCAATCTTCTGGATTCAGTATTGCAGGAAATAACACTAGTTGGGGACCACAAGCATTTCTCAG TGATTCTGTGGCCACAGAAAATAAAATGTCAACTGTAGGTGTGGATGATGGAGTGTCTCTGCCATTACAACCTCCTGGATTTCAATCTCCCTGGTTAGGGGTTCCGGGTCAAGTATCGATGGCTGACATTGTGAAGATGGGGAGACCGCATAACAGGGCATCTGCTATGCCACCCCATCACTGTGTTAATCATCACCACGCTTCTGCGCCTCCTTTAGCAGCATCAAATAATGATTTTCCGGAAAATCATGCTGCCAATATGTCAGAAATAAATTCGGAGCCAGAACTTAGTGCAAGCCAACATGTTCATCCTGACGATGAATGGCCGTCTATTCAGGAGCCCTCAGCTTCCACTATGCCCTCTATTTTAGAGGCACCTGAAGATTCTGAAGTGTATGCTGATCAATCTAACTTTCCTTTGGATAGAGTTAATCAACATATGAAATCTGAGTTAGATGATGTTCAGCCAGCAGAAGATGGTCATGTTGAAACTCTTAATGGAGACCATGTTGGACCTGCTTCTGTATCCAGTAGAAATATACAGGAAGATGGCTCTGTAGGTTCATCtatttttgataataatttGTATGGGAATGTGAGTTCCTACCAGCCTCCTAGGCATGCTTTTGAGCATGAAG CTGAAGATGGTGCTTCATCAGTGGCTGCAAACTTACATCAACTAAGTTTGCAGAGTGATCAAGGATTACCTCCTGAGGAGGATAATCCGTCAGTTATAATTCCAAATCACCTGCAAGTTCATGCGCAAAACTGTTCACACTTGAGCTTTGGTAGTTTTCGATCTGGCATTAGTTCTGCTTTTTCTGGGCCATTTGCATCAGGGCCTTTGAAAAATAACCCGGAAGAGACTTCTGAAGTTGTGGATGCCTCATCAGCTGTGCACCCAGATACTAG AAATTCCGAGTATTATGGAGATGAGCATCTAAGAAATACTGCAGATGAAAATTTAATGCATAGAGCTGGTGTGAATGCTGGCAACTATGATTCTGCTTCAGTTCCACAAGCAGAGGTGTTGAAGGAGGAGCCCCCTGAAGCAGCTCAGGTGAATCAATACACATTTCCTTCATCTGCAACTGGATATAATTACGAGGACTCTCAACAGTCGAATGCTGTATTTAGTAACCCGCAGACAAGCTCTCAGATGCAGAATTTTGCTCCTTTCTCGAGTGTAATG CAGGCATACACAAATTCATTGCCAAGCACTTTGTTGGCTTCAACTGTTCAACCTGGGAGGGAGCCTGATCTTCCATATTCACCTTTCCCTGTGACGCAATCAATGCCCACCAAATACAGCAATACAGCTTCTTCCATTAGTGGTCCAAGCATTTCCGTCTCAGAG CAGGCTCTGAGAGCGGGTAGTATTTCTACAACTCAGCCAACTCCTCAGACACTACCTGGTGCTAGTGTTGCCACAGGACCTACTCTTCCACAACACCTTGCTGTGCATCCTTATTCACAACCTACCCTTCCATTGGGACCTTTTACAAACATGATTGGCTATCCATTTTTGCCACAGAGCTACACATATATGCCATCTGCTTTCCAGCAGACATTTGCCGGTAATAGCACATATCATCAGTCCCTGGCTGCAGTGCTCCCACAATACAAGAATAGTGTTTCTGTAAGCAGCTTGCCTCAATCTGCTGCTGTTGCTTCTGCATATGGGTTTGGGAGTTCGACAAGCCTTCCTGCAGGGAACTTTCCTCTGAATGCGCCCACTGCACCTGGAGGCACAACCATTGGATATGATGACGTATTAAGTTCTCAGTACAAGGATGGCAGCCATTTGATTTCTCTTCAACAG CAGAATGAGAATTCAGCCATGTGGGTTCATGGGCCTGGTTCACGGACAATGTCTGCTGTCCCTGCTAGCACATATTACAGCTTCCAGGGACAGAATCAGCAACCTGGTGGGTTTCGGCAAGGTCAACAGCTTTCACAGCATTTTGGGGCTCATGGATACCCAAATTATTATCATTCCCAAACAGGAATATCACTGgaacagcagcagcagcaacaaaACTCTAGGGATGGTTCCCTTGGCGGTTCTCAGGGCCAATCACTAAAGCAGGCTCAACAGTTGTGGCAAAACAGCTACTAA